DNA from Saccharomyces cerevisiae S288C chromosome V, complete sequence:
CTATCCTTCTGTTTACCAAAATATAGAATTAGCTCCTTTTGCAGTTGTAATGAATTTATAATAGTCAGATTTAAAGGTAGTGTGAGCCCACCATGGACAAAAACACCTGAACGGGCTAGTTCTACTGCAGCTCCAGTTCTGCATTCCAAAGTGAGCTTCTTCCTTGTTGCTTCATCCAGATTGGGATTCGGTACAATAGGGAGGTTGAGCGGATAACAAACACTAGATGGTGGTTGTAATACGgtcatttttaaaaactttATGCTTTCACCTAATTATAGAAACGCGTACTAAtgttttttgttattgaagaaactgGAAATGACTAAAGAATACTCAGGCAACGATGAGCatagccaaaaaaaaaaaaaaatttgttaaaaGTGATACTGGTAACTTTAATACAATATCCAAAGTTTATGATATCAAGTTGGAAACGGTGTCGATGTGGACTTTGTTAGAGGTTAATCTGTATTTGTGACTGGGCTCTGCCAAACTTACTATCTTCTATTATCTAGGCTCAAGTAAGtaagatgaaaaaaagaaaaagaaaaaaaagcagaaaaaaagcagaaaaaacAGTAAAGTGGGTGTGAGTGCACTGGAAAGCCTGTGTAATAAGTTTTTGATGTACTGTATTCCTTGCGAGTATTATCACAAAGCTCTACTGTGTTTGCACTGTGGGCGTATAGGGATATCGCGAGGGCAACGCAAAACTAGCAAGATACACATATTCCATACATTAAAGCGGTAATTTTTAGTAGTTAATTTCGAAATTTCAAACCCGGCAATGATACGCACATTaagaaaagggaaaaaaaaaagaataaattgGCCATAGAAAAATTCTGTTATCCACTAGACAGAAGTTTGCGTTCCATACTGTCAGAGGTGGCATTTTACATAACAATAGTgacaaaaaataaatttcaGAAGGAAGGCAACATAAGTTTTTCTAATCCTAAAATCTTTCGATTTTGTATCAGAGATTGTTCACGCTAATGTCATTCATCATAGTAGATCATTTATCTTTCACTGCGGAGAAGTTTCGAACGCCGAAACATGCGCACCAACTTTCACTTCTACAGCGTTTGAccaaaatcttttgaacaGAACATTGTAGGGTGTGAAAAAATGCGCACCTTTACCGCTAGCCCAAGAGGGCACTACAAAATCTAGAGTTGTACTTCAAACGTACATGTAATCACCTTGTATATACTCgaaagaaaacatcaagTTTCTGTATAAATATGAGTGAAAGCATAATCATACATtatcttttcaaagatgaagagtgggtgaattttgagataattgttgggattccatttttaataaggcaataatattaggtatgtagaaagtactagaagttctcctcgaggatttaggaatccataaaagggaatctgcaattctacacaattctataaatattattatcatcattttatatgttaatattcattgatcctattacattatcaatccttgcgtttcagcttccactaatttagatgactatttctcatcatttgcgtcatcttctaacaccgtatatgataatatactagtaacgtaaatactagttagtagatgatagttgatttttactCCAACAAAAGAATTACAGTCAGTGGCTGTTTGCTGACATTTCATTGCTTCCCTTACAACCTGATTTCCATTCGAGTTGAAAGGTTGAGAAAAATTGCAAGACTTCTCTCTCATCTACCTTCCCCTTTTCTTGAAGACAAGGTGAGAGACAATTTAGTACTAAAGCTTTTGCGGTTGTTATTCAATTGAGGTAGATACCTGGCAAAACATTTCTTGTGAGCACAACCTCAATTAAAGTTAGACAAGTAGGTGCACTATTGGTTGCTTGTTGGCTCATCTCGTTGAGGAATGTAATAACTACTTGTTATTAACCTGTTTTTGTGCCATCTATAGTGGAGAGCTTATTgcaatttgttttttatttcttgacTGCATATATCAGTCTTTGACAGGCTGCATGGGGATGACAGTTAGAAACTAGCCAAATTACCCCTTATGTAGATAACAATCATTGCTTATTCGCTCTTCccccattttttttcttgctcttgctgttttttcttttagcGTTCGTTTCAAGGAACAAGagagggaaaaaaaaatcaaaagtagaaaagaagaagaaaaaaacaacgtAACACAAGTTAACACCacaactgaaaaaaaaaataagaggTGAACGAACGAGTAACTGGGGAGAGGAAAGCAGATTACCACAATATACATTcaaattaaagaaatggaCTCACAACCAGTTGACGTTGATAATATCATCGATAGATTATTGGAAGTAAGAGGATCTAAACCTGGTCAACAAGTTGAtctagaagaaaatgaaatcagATACTTATGTTCGAAAGCCAGATCTATATTCATAAAGCAACCCATTTTACTAGAGTTAGAAGCCCCAATTAAAGTATGTTAATGTTGAACTTCGCAGTCAAGAGATAGAATGCCTAGAGCTTCAGGTGTTTTATGTGTTCTACTCCTGTTGCGGCAGTAAGATAGTTACAGCAGTTATTTCCGTTTGACTGAAAGAATTTACCAAGCATCTGATGTTAGCCTACTCATATGTCGAGATAGCCGAGATAATGTGTGTGTTTAgctcttcatttttctaTCTTATTAGgcatttttttaccaaGATTTCCTTATGTTTTGTATCATCATCCGGCCGGCGCCTCCCATATTCAGAAAAATCCCCCTTGCTCAcactaaaaaaagaaggcattttttcgttatgaagaaaacgaatcttttttttttttgagcCCGAGAGAAAGGTCGGACGAAAACCAAGAAATGTGGATTTGCAGAAGGCATTGGGAGAAATGAAGCGTTTTTGACAGCAGTAATTGTTCTCTTAAAGTCAACGGAATGAGCTAGATTTAGTGACAAATTCATTTACtaacttatttttttctattttttttttttttagatatGTGGTGACATTCATGGGCAATACTATGATTTACTACGTCTATTTGAGTACGGTGGATTCCCGCCAGAATCTAATTATCTATTTTTGGGTGATTATGTCGACCGTGGTAAACAATCCTTAGAGACTATTTGTCTATTACTGGCTTACAAAATTAAGTATCcagaaaactttttcattttaagAGGGAACCATGAATGTGCTTCCATTAATAGAATTTACGGGTTTTATGATGAATGTAAGAGACGTTATAATATCAAACTTTGGAAAACTTTCACGGATTGTTTCAATTGTTTACCAATTGCTGCAATTATTGATGAGAAAATCTTCTGTATGCATGGTGGTCTCTCACCAGATTTGAATAGTATGGAACAGATCAGAAGGGTGATGAGGCCAACAGATATTCCCGACGTTGGCTTATTATGTGACTTATTGTGGTCAGATCCAGATAAAGATATCGTAGGTTGGAGTGAAAATGATAGAGGTGTTTCTTTCACTTTTGGTCCTGATGTAGTGAACAGATTTTTACAGAAACAAGATATGGAGTTGATTTGCAGGGCCCATCAAGTTGTGGAAGATGGTTATGAATTCTTTAGTAAAAGACAATTGGTGACACTTTTCAGTGCTCCGAATTATTGTGGTGAATTTGATAACGCTGGTGCAATGATGAGTGTTGATGAAAGTTTATTAtgttcttttcaaattttaaagCCAGCCCAAAAAAGTCTACCAAGGCAAGCTGGGggtagaaagaaaaaataaatagatTCACGTCCTAAATCAAAgtttaaaaaggaaaatactTATTAACAAGAAGAGtagtagaagaaaaatacaagaaACATAAACGTAGAAAACTTTTAGTCAATTCTTTAAGCGAAGAATACGAAAGAAAcatcaagaaaacaaaggaaGATGCAATCATCACTCGTCATATACACAAATAATTCCCTTTAGTGCAACAAACCGCGAAAAAGCATAagaaacataaaaaaaatataaaaaaaaggagatAATAATAAGATGTGAAGGATTTGAATTAGTGGAAAAATGATAAGTCTacactattattattaacgaaatgcaatttttctttattttcttttattactattatcattactattattattagtattattatttttttacttatttttatattaaaCTATGTTAAATtactatattattattttgtctAACTCTATATTGAGGCTGTCTTTCGTTGCACTGTTAAGAATGGTCACGTCTTCCTTTGGCTTTGAACCCTTTTATAAACAAGTTGGCCAAATCATTTAGTCAATCACGTCAACCTGTCTAAAATAAGACaggtaaaaaagaaaatgccATCTCCTAGAATCGAACCAGGGTTTCATCGGCCACAACGATGTGTACTAACCACTATACTAAGATGGCGACTTTTCAATGGAGAACTGTTGTATTACGGGCTCGAGTAATACCGGAGTGTCTTGACAATCCTAATATAAACAGTCTTAGGGAAGTAACCAGTTGTCAAAACAGTTTATCAGATTAATTCACGGAATGTTACttatcttatatattatataaaatatgaatcataCTAAGTGGTGGAAGCGCGGAATCTCGGATCTAAACTAATTGTTCAGGCATTTATACTTTTGGGTAGTTCAGCTAGGGAAGGCCGGGTTTTATCTCatgttgttcgttttgttataaggttgtttcatatgtgttttatgaACGTTTAGGATGACGTATTGTCATACTGACGTAtctcattttgagatacaacAAGAACCGTATCCTTATTTTGTACTTTTGTGTAAATATTTAATGAATTGTTTGAGCAATTACGAAATTGTTTGGAATCCAAAGGAATCTTCAGTAaatttgttggaatagaaATTAATTGGCTTCTATTAATCAGTGCGTATGTTACTGGTATATTGGGAATGGGTGAACAATTTGAGACAGTTGTtggattccattgttgttAAAGGCTGCAATATTACGTAGAACGAATATGCTGCAATTCTCCTCGAGAAAAAATAGGAATCTACAAAAGGCGAATCGATAGCTCTACATAATAATGTTACtttatcttcttccttttatACTTtgtcattctttttcttattacGTTATCAGTTCTTGCATTTCAGGTGCTATTATATTTGGtgactatttctcaatCTCTATGACATCTTCTTATACCGTACGtgataatataatagtGATATGAATACCAGTCGATAGACGATAGTTAGTTGGGTTTTATTTAACAAATAGGTTCCCGAGAAAAAGTTCTAATATTTTCTATTTACCCAATAGTACTACCCCATCAAATAATAGAATCATAGTAATTATCAGTAACAAAATATACAGCCCTCATCAGCAATGTAGTCTCAACAACTGCCCCCAGAATTCACCGCTTTTCTTCGATCGTCAATATGGAAGTGAGGAAACTCGGGCTCACTTAAAACGAACTGCATGTTTTAAAATCATTATCCATGCAAGTGTGGCATAAAAGCCGTAGTTAGATATATCTCAAACGCGcaaaaagttaaaaagaaagcccTGTAGGGGGCTCGAACCCCTAACCTTATGATTAAGAGTCATACGCGCTACCGATTGCGCCAACAAGGCTCttattgttgtttttcTGATTCTTATGGAGGGATTAGAGAGCAAAGTAAAGTACTTATATGTAATTTAACATTCGATGAACCGCGGATAATTAGTAATATGAAATGGGTGATGTTCATAATGTAGagaatgtggattttgatgtaattgttgggattccattgtgattaaggctataatattaggtatgtagatatactagaagttctcctccaggatttaggaatccataaaagggaatctgcaattctacacaattctataaatattattatcatcgttttatatgttaatattcattgatcctattacattatcaatccttgcgtttcagcttccattgaaaacgatgactatttctcatcatttgcgtcatcttctaacaccgtatatgataatatactagtaacgtaaatactagttagtagatgatagttgatttttattccaacacaTAATTAGAATTTAAAAGGCAGTATTGGTGAAGATTGAACATTAATTTTCTTATGCTTATATAATAGAGGTATGAACACACGCATATAGGATCATTATATAGTTATGGCTAGTATTATCATGGCTCTGGTAATTTCATACATTTGATGTCGTCACGACTCATATTATTTGctcatatatataacttcctcatatatataactTCCTCATCAAGTTCAATTAATAGATCTTTAGTTCAAATTCAGAACATTCTGAATTTGTCGTTTAACATTTCCTTCTGCAAGAGTACATTCACACTGGAACGTATACGAGGTGTAAATTGGTAtactgttggaataaaaaccaactatcgtctatcaagCGAGGCGCTGAAATCCTACTATTCGCTCGAAAGACCGCTGAACGCAGGagattcttttttgatCTTGAATATCATTTGAGTATTTTTGTTCTACATTCTAGTTTTAGGAAAATCATCAATCTATGGCAGGAATCAATAGTGTTGGAATAAGAAATGCATATTTGCCTGcgaaaaaaagttattctttttttttggttaaCGTAGTTAAACTACTCTGTTAAAAATAATGGGTTAAGGTTCATGTTCGTCACATAATGTTTCGTACACTTAAAATTCAAACGCTATCAGTAGCATTACAACGTGTATGAAGATCATTGGAGAAAAGCAGATGGTTAAGAGCTTCTTGCActgaaatttgaaaatatttgtcTGAACTTAGTAGTGAAAAGTGGTGAATGAACCAGGTTTTTATACATAGATATATGGTTAAGTTATGAAAACTCTTTTTGGAAGAACAAATTAGTACAAAGGCTGAGGCGGATTGGTTAAAGTTTTTAAATTAAAAGTGAGCTTCTATTTTGATAAATCACaaatatataatttttaaCAGTGATGTATCATCTTCCCATAAATGTAATGACTTCTTCTTATGCTCAGATGATGCTCTGTGAACTAAGTGCGCAGTCCTTCAAACCTTTCCACTCAGGTAATCTTGATAAAGTTTCCAAGATGGTCCATTCTCTGGGTCTCTTACATAAACAAACTTCACTCCGTATTTCTCCacttctttgtttctactttcatcatcaaataaACAAATCTTTTTCGATTTTAAATCGCTGGTATTATAAAGATCTTTCAAACCGTCCCTTAAATGGCCAATTTTACTTCTTTCTCCCCACTGAAATTCATCGAACAGGTTGGCCAACGGGGTTACGACACCAGCATACTTGACCttgaatattttcagtATTTCCTGGGCAATCTCAGGTGCCCACGTTCGTGACGCGGTCATTAACTTAACTCCATTATCTTTAAGATCACCTAGTATACGTGGGATATCTTTGTAGATTGTGAGCTCGTAACCATCTCTACATATAATTGTGAGAACTTCGCCATTACTACTTTTAACTGGCTTAAAGGGACCGTGCAAATGGGTATCACAATAGCAGGGCCAAATGGTGTAGTCCAAATCGAAGGCGGCCACGTCAGGGTATCCAGTCATAATAAACGCGTTGAGACTATTTTGGAGCAGGATTTGTAACAAAATTGTTCTCTTTGTAAGTTTAAGGACAAAAATGCTTGTTTCTCGAGAAGGTCTCCTTTTCGGCAGGTCCTTCTTCTAGTGCgtgaaaaatattctacTCAATCCCTTAGTATTCTTTGTAAACAATACactttaaagaaatatGAATGCTTATCTGCTTTTCAACAATCATTTTAGAGTTCTTATTCACTGAGGTGCGAATGGGTACGAAATTTGTTTCAGGAGAATTTAGCTTGTTGCACACAAATTTCTGCCATTTATATCTGCAAGATCTGTTTCCCTCTTTCCAACTAGCGAGGCATATTAGAAAAAGAGTGAATAGTAACTTGTGTAAGTTTTGATGTAACGGTAGTATAGAGTACCTATAATATTCGCCGATTATATTCTCAAAACTTGTAAATAACGCCATGTCACCGTATGGAGAAAGTGCTAACCAAATTGTAATATCGACCAAGACCTTTTTCTGTGAATTATGTAAGTTTCTTAAAGTCCATGTCATGCTTGAAAGATTTTAATCAACCTTGCATTTGTGGTCGTTAAACTCAAAGGGGATATTCAAACGACAATCGACAACTAACTTCGAATAAACTAAGATTCACTTTATTGGGATATAATCAATTACCCTTCATTAAGTGGTGTATATGTTCCTGACGTATTGTCATTTTCGGGATAAGAGGTTtgatgactatttctcgATTTTCATGTCATCCTCTTTACACCGTACGTGATAATACACTAATTACACGATATAACTGAGCAATGATATTTTAGAGCTTCATCTCCACAATTTCATGTGTAAATCTTAAGAATTGTAGAtatattctattttttaatgaaactttttcaacaaattaGGTTTCGTGGTCTAGTCGGTTATGGCATCTGCTTAACACGCAGAACGTCCCCAGTTCGATCCTGGGcgaaatcaattttttttttcgaaaacGTTATAATTTACGTTAATTTACAAAGGGCATTCCTTTCATACTAAGCAATGTTTACTTCCAATCTCTTGAGACATCTTCGAAACTAGTTGAAAAGAGACAAATCCGCTTAATAACTAATAGTTACAAGAATGGCCAATCAAACTCTTGCCAAGCGATACAAGCTTTACAATCCTGTAACAAAAACATACTTTTAGCGGTTCCGACggtattcttctttttctccatATATTTTGCTTATGTTGGCTACTTTAAAATAATTACCGCTTCCCCCACCAGAAACTAAACATGAGCTAAAGGCGCAAAACTTAAAAAATTACATAGCCAAGACtgttttcaagaaaaaaatatcagaccacatttgataaagtaCATACCTCTGTTAACTCCCGTAATACACCCATATTCTTGTACTTTCTACAATCTATCACTCAAACTTCTCTATTATCCAACATCTGCTGTTGCATAGTAAAGTAGGCCGTAAACGCTCAAAACCGTTATCTTTAGGTTACCCTTATGTTTGAATCGTTTATCTCACATTGGCGGTGTTTTCCCCTCTCCTGTGGGCTCCAAAATCTTGGCCGTGGGAAGCTTCAGCGAGGGATTGTAGATGTAGTTTCAACACGTCGGCTGATTTATCCCGATTTTGTTAGTAGAAAAGGTTCTACTTCATTCTTGCTTGAGACGTCGTCCCATCAAATTTCTAACATAgtcttttttcaaggaaggatatttttcaaagcagGACTGCAATTAgtcttttccttttctttactcCCCTTCCATCATAACTGTTAGTGAATAACCACTT
Protein-coding regions in this window:
- the GLC7 gene encoding type 1 serine/threonine-protein phosphatase catalytic subunit GLC7 (Type 1 S/T protein phosphatase (PP1) catalytic subunit; involved in glycogen metabolism, sporulation and mitotic progression; interacts with multiple regulatory subunits; regulates actomyosin ring formation; subunit of CPF; recruited to mating projections by Afr1p interaction; regulates nucleocytoplasmic shuttling of Hxk2p; import into the nucleus is inhibited during spindle assembly checkpoint arrest; involved in dephosphorylating Rps6a/b and Bnr1p), which encodes MDSQPVDVDNIIDRLLEVRGSKPGQQVDLEENEIRYLCSKARSIFIKQPILLELEAPIKICGDIHGQYYDLLRLFEYGGFPPESNYLFLGDYVDRGKQSLETICLLLAYKIKYPENFFILRGNHECASINRIYGFYDECKRRYNIKLWKTFTDCFNCLPIAAIIDEKIFCMHGGLSPDLNSMEQIRRVMRPTDIPDVGLLCDLLWSDPDKDIVGWSENDRGVSFTFGPDVVNRFLQKQDMELICRAHQVVEDGYEFFSKRQLVTLFSAPNYCGEFDNAGAMMSVDESLLCSFQILKPAQKSLPRQAGGRKKK
- a CDS encoding Mg-dependent acid phosphatase (Magnesium-dependent acid phosphatase; member of the haloacid dehalogenase superfamily; non-essential gene), which codes for MTGYPDVAAFDLDYTIWPCYCDTHLHGPFKPVKSSNGEVLTIICRDGYELTIYKDIPRILGDLKDNGVKLMTASRTWAPEIAQEILKIFKVKYAGVVTPLANLFDEFQWGERSKIGHLRDGLKDLYNTSDLKSKKICLFDDESRNKEVEKYGVKFVYVRDPENGPSWKLYQDYLSGKV
- a CDS encoding uncharacterized protein (hypothetical protein; conserved among S. cerevisiae strains; YER135C is not an essential gene) encodes the protein MTWTLRNLHNSQKKVLVDITIWLALSPYGDMALFTSFENIIGEYYRYSILPLHQNLHKLLFTLFLICLASWKEGNRSCRYKWQKFVCNKLNSPETNFVPIRTSVNKNSKMIVEKQISIHISLKCIVYKEY